Proteins encoded in a region of the Coffea eugenioides isolate CCC68of chromosome 4, Ceug_1.0, whole genome shotgun sequence genome:
- the LOC113769299 gene encoding uncharacterized protein LOC113769299, whose protein sequence is MDNHSFQNYEISRKKLTNQQRQAIFEALLQYSYGGQLERGLTKVIATQFKISTRTVQRIWERAKSSIINGGSVDISRRFPKRAGRKRVEIDFSTIMEIPLRCRTNIRSLSTKMKVAKSTLHRRIKEGVIKAHSNALKPHLTDDNKLVRLKFCLSMLQQESLNDAPVFENMCNMVHIDEKWFYMTKESEKYYLHPEEEHPMRTCRSKKFIVKVMFLAAVARPRFDCSRNKHFDGKIGIFPFAFKEPAKRNSKNRVAGTLETKPILSVTKEVYRRCLIDNVLPAIRAKWPQSDVISPIFIQQDNAKPHIDPMDVEFIEAATREGFDIRLSFQPPNSPDMNVLDLGYFRAIQSLQHQEAPNSIDELISAVEKSFDELSSESLNNVFLTLQLCMLEVMKNCGGNNYKVPHIGKQRLIRDGNLPLQIGCDKELIDKIIHYLQA, encoded by the coding sequence ATGGATAATCATAGTTTTCAAAATTATGAAATCTCTAGGAAAAAGTTGACAAATCAGCAAAGGCAAGCCATATTTGAAGCATTATTGCAATATAGTTATGGTGGACAACTAGAAAGAGGATTAACCAAAGTTATTGCAACACAGTTCAAAATCAGCACGAGGACAGTACAAAGAATTTGGGAAAGAGCAAAGTCTTCAATCATTAATGGAGGCTCGGTTGACATCTCTCGCAGGTTTCCTAAGAGGGCAGGACGCAAAAGGGTAGAGATAGACTTCAGCACTATCATGGAAATACCTCTACGGTGTCGAACAAATATTCGTTCTCTATCAACCAAAATGAAAGTTGCCAAGTCCACTCTTCATCGACGAATAAAAGAAGGTGTTATCAAAGCACATTCAAATGCATTAAAGCCTCACCTTACTGATGACAATAAATTGGTAAGACTCAAATTTTGTTTGTCAATGCTTCAACAAGAGAGTCTTAATGATGCACCTGTTTTCGAAAACATGTGCAATATGGTTCATATCGATGAAAAGTGGTTCTACATGACTAAGGAGTCTGAGAAATACTACCTACATCCTGAAGAAGAACACCCTATGAGGACTTGTAGGAGTAAAAAGTTTATTGTTAAGGTTATGTTTCTAGCTGCAGTTGCTCGACCTCGCTTTGATTGTTCTAGAAACAAGCACTTTGATGGGAAAATTGGAATATTTCCTTTTGCCTTCAAAGAACCAGCTAAAAGGAATAGCAAAAATCGTGTTGCTGGTACTCTAGAAACAAAGCCTATCCTATCAGTGACCAAGGAAGTGTATAGAAGGTGCTTAATTGATAATGTTTTGCCTGCAATTCGTGCTAAATGGCCACAAAGTGATGTTATCAGCCCTATCTTCATCCAACAAGATAATGCAAAACCACATATTGATCCAATGGATGTTGAGTTCATAGAAGCTGCCACAAGAGAAGGTTTTGATATTCGTTTATCATTTCAACCACCTAATAGCCCTGATATGAATGTTCTTGATCTTGGGTATTTTAGAGCCATTCAATCACTCCAGCATCAAGAAGCACCTAACTCTATTGACGAACTAATTTCTGCTGTTGAAAAGTCTTTCGATGAATTATCATCTGAAAGTCTCAACAATGTGTTCTTAACCTTACAACTATGTATGCTTGAGGTGATGAAGAATTGTGGAGGGAATAATTACAAAGTTCCACATATTGGGAAGCAACGGTTGATAAGAGATGGAAATCTTCCTTTGCAAATTGGATGTGATAAGGAGCTTATTGACAAAATCATCCATTATCTGCAAGCATGA